The following nucleotide sequence is from Dyella sp. BiH032.
CGCCGTCGCCTACGGCGCGTGGGAAAGCCTGGGCCTGGTACTGATCACGCTGTGCAGCGCCTGGCTGTTCGACGAAGCGCTGAGCGTGGCCAAGCTGATCGCCATCGCCGTGATCATCGTGGGCATCGTGCTGCTGGAACAGGGCACTGAAGAAGCGCCGGCGAAGGAGGCACGCGATGCTGCCTGAGTTCGCGCCCATCCATCTGCTCTACCTGGCGATCGCCATCGCGCTGGAGATCGCCGCGAACGTGCTGATGAAGCAATCGCACGGCTTCGCACGCAAGGCGCCCGCA
It contains:
- a CDS encoding SMR family transporter, with protein sequence MRYWLFMAAAILTEVAGTLAMKYGSHHDTRALGLGVMYAMLVLSYTSLALAVRKIPLAVAYGAWESLGLVLITLCSAWLFDEALSVAKLIAIAVIIVGIVLLEQGTEEAPAKEARDAA